The following proteins come from a genomic window of Nicotiana tomentosiformis chromosome 12, ASM39032v3, whole genome shotgun sequence:
- the LOC104108256 gene encoding NDR1/HIN1-like protein 13 — MEERSQSEKGDGFPQNQITTNNNSPTQYEPLAISVCNTQPPFASGTYVVQVPKDQIYRIPPPENALIVESHRNQNRKPRRSCCYSRRCIYIVVMLVFIGVIIGLIIGLTKLFTKHDDPQFSVKQVLLKKLQLQHKRPQYQYEYDITIEAKNPNQRSRILYYEEDGDVSLYFKQKKIAQGNFPDLDQGPKSSTDIKVILHNGKIDQLPKEVEKNMNSTNSNQHLSLSLSMDVPIKFKVWGISSKRKNIELCCSLTVNTLTKNSHVNNQKCLSKS; from the coding sequence ATGGAGGAGCGGTCCCAATCTGAAAAAGGCGATGGATTTCCCCAAAATCAAATTACAACAAATAATAATTCCCCCACACAATATGAACCTTTAGCTATATCAGTTTGTAATACTCAACCGCCTTTCGCTTCAGGAACTTACGTTGTTCAAGTCCCAAAAGATCAAATCTATCGCATTCCACCACCTGAAAATGCTCTAATCGTCGAAAGCCACCGGAATCAGAACCGAAAACCTCGACGTTCTTGTTGTTATTCTCGTCGTTGTATATACATAGTTGTAATGTTAGTTTTTATTGGAGTTATTATTGGATTGATAATAGGTCTTACCAAATTATTTACCAAGCATGATGATCCACAATTTAGTGTGAAACAAGTCTTACTCAAGAAATTACAACTTCAGCATAAACGTCCTCAATATCAATATGAATATGACATTACAATTGAAGCCAAGAATCCGAATCAAAGGTCAAGAATTTTGTATTATGAAGAGGATGGTGATGTTTCTTTGTATTTTAAGCAGAAAAAAATTGCTCAAGGGAATTTTCCTGATTTAGACCAAGGTCCCAAGAGTTCGACGGATATTAAGGTTATTCTTCATAACGGGAAAATCGATCAATTGCCTAAGGAAGTTGAAAAGAACATGAATAGCACGAATTCAAATCAACATTTGTCTTTGTCTCTCTCAATGGATGTGCCTATCAAATTTAAAGTTTGGGGGATAAGTTCCAAGCGTAAGAATATTGAGTTGTGTTGCAGTTTAACTGTGAATACCTTGACGAAAAATAGTCATGTAAACAACCAGAAATGTCTTAGCAAGTCGTAG